One Gossypium arboreum isolate Shixiya-1 chromosome 13, ASM2569848v2, whole genome shotgun sequence genomic window, ACGTATGGCATCCTCTGCAGAATATCGAATTGGAAAAAAATCGAAGGAGATCTGCTCAGGCACGAGTGCCTTCAGATCCCAATGCCTGGCAGCAGATGCGTGAGAATTACGAGGCTATAATTCTTGAGGACCATGCTTTTTCCGAGCAGCACAATATTGAATATGCTTTGTGGCAGTTACATTATAAGCGGATTGAGGAACTAAGAGCTCATTATAGTGCTGCAGTATCCTCTGCAGGATCAAACACGTCTCAGGGTGTGAAAGTTCCTCCACGGCCTGATCGACTTACAAAAATAAGACTGCAGTTTAAGACTTTCCTTTCAGAGGCAACAGGATTTTATCATGATCTAATTTTGAAAATCAGAGCAAAGTATGGACTTCCATTTGGGTACTTTTCTGATGATTCAGAAAGCCAAATTGTTATGGACAAAGATGGGAAGAAATCTACTGACATAAAAAAAGGTTTGGTGTCTTGTCACCGTTGTTTGATATACTTGGGAGACCTAGCACGGTACAAAGGATTATATGGAGATGGAGACTCTAAATCACGCGAGTATGCAGCAGCTTCAAGTTACTACTTGCAAGCTGCATCGATTTTGTCATCAAGTGGGAATCCACATCATCaggtttttctttattttcctgtTAATAAATTACGCTTAACTTTTATGTCCCAGCGAGCTTTCTGCACCTGCCTTGAAGTTTTTATGTTCATCTATATTTTGATTCTTAATGTGGGCATTGATCTCCTTATTCAGCTAGCTATCTTGGCATCCTATTCTGGAGATGAGGTGGGAGCTGTTTATCGATATTTCCGAAGTTTGGCAGTGGATAATCCCTTTTCAACTGCAAGAGATAACTTGATTGTGGCATTTGAGAAGGTATAAATGCAAATTGTAGTTTATATTTTGGCATTTGGGTTTATACATTTACTTTCAGACAGCATTTGTCTTTACTATGGACTAGTGGATGTGTATTATAGATGATTGGTTAATGTACGTTTTTGCATCTGATTATGACATTAAGTTGCTGGCGTATTTGAACATTTTGATGTTTGTTTACCTTCTTAAGCATTACTTAGATGTCTTTGAAAATTTTAGATAGCTGCAAACCATTAACCTTGTCTAAGGTGATTTTCTGCAAAGGTACTCATCCGTGCTATATGCATGGATTAGTTTAAGTTACAATGTGAGATTATATCAACTGTTACCTAACGTTTTCATCTATGGAGTTTTGGGATGATATTTAACTGTGTCAAAGACATTTCTTTTTCTGACGTGGTAATCCAAGTTTGAGATTTGTTTACTTTTAATCTCATAAGATTTCTTCAATTGTTGTTAAGAGTGCAATAACTAATTGTATTTATATGTGACTGATTTGAAAATTGAGTTGTGAGCGGATTTATTATTTATATGCTAGTACTTGGATATGTATACAACTATAGAAATTGTATAAATATGTCTGTTTTTGTTTGCAGAATCGTCATAATTATTCTCAACTTCCTGGAGATGTTAAAGCTCCTTTGGTCAAGGAACCTGCTGTACGGTTATCTGGAAAAGATAGGGGGAAAGCAGAAGCAAAACTTGCATCTAAAGAGATCAACATGGAATCAAACGCTGCTAGAGAGAAAGTATCTGGTGTCCAGGGTGCTTTTAAATCCTTCTGCATTCGATTTGTGCGGCTTAATGGCATTCTTTTTACACGCACAAGGTATACTTTTTCAGAATTTATTCTCTATCATTGACCAAGTTTTCTGGGTTTTGTGTTCTGATTGAAGCTTCCTTTGTGCAGTCTTGAGACGTTTGCTGATGTTCTTTCTCTTGTTAGTCATGATTTATGTGAACTTCTCTCTTCTGGGCCAGAAGAGGAACTTAATTTTGGCACAGATGCTGCTGAGAATGCACTTCTCCTTGTTAGGATGGTTTCCATTCTTGTGTTTACAGTTTACAATCTGAAGAGGGAGAGTGATGGTCAAACATATGCTGAAATAGTGCAGCGCACTGCGCTACTTCAAAATGCATTCGTTGCAGTTTTTGAGTTGATGCGACATGTAGTAGAGAGATGTTCACAGCTCCGGGATGTTTCTTCAAGCTACACATTACCTGCTATTCTTGTTTTTTTAGAGTGGCTAGCGTGCTGCCCAGATGTTGCAGTAGCTGGCAGTGATGTGGATGAGAAACAGTCAATGATTAGATCACTTTTCTGGAAACATTGCATATCATTTCTGAATAAGATCTTGTCAATTAGGACAATGGGCATTGGTGATGATGAAGATGAGACCTGCTTTTTCAATATGAGTAGGTACGAAGGAGAAACTGAAAACTGTCTTGCATTGTCGGAGGACTTTGAGTTGAGAGGGTTCTTGCCACTTGTTCCAGCACACACTATTTTGGACTTCTCAAGAAAGCGCTCCTTTATAAGTGAAGGTGATAAGGAAAAGAAAGCCCGTGTCAAGAGGATCTTAGCAGCTGGGAAGGCTCTAGCTAATGTCATTAGGGTTGATCAGAAAAATGTTTGTTTTGATTCAAAAGCAAAGAAATTTCTTATTGGTGCTGAGCCCTCTGAAGATGTCACATTCAGCTCTTCTACCTCACTGGCAACAAATGGTGTGGGGCATGAAACCCCTTCTGAGAAGTCAGTTAATATTGGAAATGTGCAGCCAATCCTGCAACCTAGAATGGTTGAGGAagaggatgatgatgatgaagtgATTGTTTTCCAGCCAGCTATGAGCGAGAAGAGAACTGAAGTGGTTGGTCCAAACTGGCCCCCCTCTGAGGCTTTGAAGCATGATCGAAGTAGCGCTCCAGGTGATGTCAAATTTTATGGCAGTACCATGTCTGGTCCTCCTGCTAGTCTTCATCAGCATAATACATTTGATGTTAGTTCTCCACTGCCTGTATCTGTTGGTAGCATTGCCCCTAAGCTTCAGCAACCTGTTCGTATGCAATCGTCTGGTTGGTCAGTGGAAGAAGCTACTTCTCTGGCTAATAGCTTAAAAGGTTTGACGATGCTGGAGAATGGGCATTTAACAAAACTCGGGTTGCAAGATAATGCAAGCCTGTCTCATCCTACAGCTCGTTCAGTTGGTTTCCAAAAACTACCCATTAGTGCCAGTGCTGGTGATATGTACTACAGTCAGATGAAAGTGCCAGATACTGTGTTGCCATCCAGAATTGATGCTATTGTATCATCTGGAGTTACTCCTGATGCTTTGGCTGCTAAAACTTCCTCCGCTTTGCAAGTTGGGATGCGGAAGAATCCAGTTAGCCGCCCGGTTAGGCATCTTGGTCCTCCACCTGGTTTTAGCCATGTTCCTTCAAAGCCACAGAGTGAATCCGTTTCTGCTTCACACTTGGAAAACCCCCTGATGGATGATTATAGTTGGTTGGATGGGTATCAGTTGACACCATCATTGAAAAGCTCTGGGCTTGATAGTTCCCTCAATCATGCATCTCATGTAGATCCCAGTTATGTCAATAACAGCAGCAATGGTTTGAATGGAATGGTAAGTTTCCCTTTCCCTGGGAAACTGGGTCCAACAGCGCAGTTTCAAATGGAAAAGCAGAAAGGCTGGCAGGATTACCATACTCTTGAGCATCTGAAAAATCGACATGAACTGAAGTTGCAGCAACAGCAATTGATGAATGGAAACCAGCAGTTCACTGCACAGCCTGAGCAGCATCAAGGACAATCAGTCTGGACAGGTCGTTATTTTGTGTGAGATCAATCTGGTAACTTCACTTTTCTACTCATTTTCTGCCTCTTGATTTTATAGTTGATCTTGTTTGTTGCTAAATTTCTTTGCGTAAATCTTGTTCCATCTAAACTTGTTTTTTCCTTGAAGTTCTTGAGTTGAGAATGATTCGTGTTGCACTGCATCCGTTTGCTGCCAAATTCAACTCCATCTTTGAAGCGTTGTCAGTATTGAGTTTTTGTTGGAGCATGGGTGGCCTTGGCTTCTAGTGGGCACTTGCCGCTAAACAAGTGAGTATGCACCTGATTATTTTTCTCTGATCATTTACTGATCACTCTCCTCTCTTTTTTGTGTTTCTTCGTATGCTCTTAGCAATTTTTCTTTGATAGTTTCCCATTTACTCCCTCCTCTGTTTGCAACAATAATGAAACTTGTTTGTCCGTATGCACTTGGTTAGAGTAATGCTTGTAGCCATTCTATATTTAGTGCCGAAAAATAATCGTGTCTGTGTAGAATGTCTGATTGAGTTGGCTTGAATTTGGTGCACGCATACATGTTTTCCTGTTCATCTCAATAGAAGTGGTTCTTACTGTTTGATTTTTGCAGATTTCGAGGAAAATTGGGGAAAACCATATTTAAGACGCGAAACTTGTAAGGAGTAAAATGCCTTAATTGGTTACTTGGGATGGAGATAAAAACGTGTTAATAAGATCATCTATCGGGTTTGGGGCTATGTCTTGAAGTGTTGGTTGGAAAAAAAACTTGGTTTACTATCCTAATTATCTATCCAATGCTCATTTGCCTAAGTTGCTGTTAAAAGTCAGCAGCCGGCAGCTGAGACTAAAGTATATGATGTGTGCTCGACCCAGTTACTCTGTGGATGAGCTTCAGAGGTGTCGTTGACATGTTTATACAGGTATGTTGTGCATACAGTCGTTGGATATTGTTGGGATTTGGGATTATTGGTGGTGCTTTTGAGTAGCAGAATGTGTGGTTTATGTATGTTtgctatatatacatacataatatatttatggTTGAAAGACTTGTTTTTAGGTTCATCATATTCATAATGCTTGTTATTAAGCATTTGTTACTAGTTTGATATGACTTACGGTGGAACACATAAACACtagtttgtcttttttttttttttggtttgaaGTTAGGGTTTCACTCAAAACTTTCAGTGTAACGAAATAAATCTATGGAGAATTTGTGCAGGTCATTGCATATGcagattttcttttatatatacatacacatttAGCCATGCTTCTATTGACATTCAGGCTTAAGGGCCCAAcaatgaaaatattattttttgtgtttatttgataAAAACATCCTTGTAATAATATAATGGTTAAAATGTGCCATATGTTCCTGTACTAGTATAATCCCCAACTCTTTTTGCTTTTCATATCTCAAAATTTAAGTCAAATTGTTTACACTATTAAATAAAGTTCATTATAACATTTATGgagtattttttattattttaaattgtcaTATCAATAAATTTTGTTTTAAGGAAGTATGTTTACAATTGAACTTCTAAATTTAATTTTGTGAAGAATATAAGGATTTATGACattttaattgaattgaattgatattTGATTGGTTCAtgagatatttttatttatctcaTTTTATTGTAATAGAGAGAGATCAATTGTATACTTGTTCACTTGGATCATAGCCAAGGGTTTTTTATTACACACGAGGCACTTTTTTATTACACAAGAGGCACTCCGCGAATCACTTGGATCATAGCCAAGTTTTCTTTTATTACACAAAAAGGCTTGAAACACTGCGAAGGgccttctttttttgtttttttttttttggggggttcaATGAAACCGGCTAAAAAAGTCAAAAATGTATTGGTTGACCTCGTCTGGTTTCTCCATGCTGATGAAATGGTCAACACCTTCCAGCACCACCACTTCCTTCAAAGATGGCACATCTTCCTGGAACCCACCGTTGTGAATGTAATCCTTCATACCAGGCATATGGTAAACCAGATCCTTATCCCCCATCATGAACTTGGCTGGTGTTGTGATCTTACAACCCACCCATGGTTTCAATAGTTCCCAGTTTCTGTCATCAA contains:
- the LOC108453047 gene encoding nonsense-mediated mRNA decay factor SMG7-like isoform X1, producing the protein MSAPSSTERAQRLYEKNIELEKNRRRSAQARVPSDPNAWQQMRENYEAIILEDHAFSEQHNIEYALWQLHYKRIEELRAHYSAAVSSAGSNTSQGVKVPPRPDRLTKIRLQFKTFLSEATGFYHDLILKIRAKYGLPFGYFSDDSESQIVMDKDGKKSTDIKKGLVSCHRCLIYLGDLARYKGLYGDGDSKSREYAAASSYYLQAASILSSSGNPHHQLAILASYSGDEVGAVYRYFRSLAVDNPFSTARDNLIVAFEKNRHNYSQLPGDVKAPLVKEPAVRLSGKDRGKAEAKLASKEINMESNAAREKVSGVQGAFKSFCIRFVRLNGILFTRTSLETFADVLSLVSHDLCELLSSGPEEELNFGTDAAENALLLVRMVSILVFTVYNLKRESDGQTYAEIVQRTALLQNAFVAVFELMRHVVERCSQLRDVSSSYTLPAILVFLEWLACCPDVAVAGSDVDEKQSMIRSLFWKHCISFLNKILSIRTMGIGDDEDETCFFNMSRYEGETENCLALSEDFELRGFLPLVPAHTILDFSRKRSFISEGDKEKKARVKRILAAGKALANVIRVDQKNVCFDSKAKKFLIGAEPSEDVTFSSSTSLATNGVGHETPSEKSVNIGNVQPILQPRMVEEEDDDDEVIVFQPAMSEKRTEVVGPNWPPSEALKHDRSSAPGDVKFYGSTMSGPPASLHQHNTFDVSSPLPVSVGSIAPKLQQPVRMQSSGWSVEEATSLANSLKGLTMLENGHLTKLGLQDNASLSHPTARSVGFQKLPISASAGDMYYSQMKVPDTVLPSRIDAIVSSGVTPDALAAKTSSALQVGMRKNPVSRPVRHLGPPPGFSHVPSKPQSESVSASHLENPLMDDYSWLDGYQLTPSLKSSGLDSSLNHASHVDPSYVNNSSNGLNGMVSFPFPGKLGPTAQFQMEKQKGWQDYHTLEHLKNRHELKLQQQQLMNGNQQFTAQPEQHQGQSVWTGRYFV
- the LOC108453047 gene encoding nonsense-mediated mRNA decay factor SMG7-like isoform X2 codes for the protein MMIVQIDKMSAPSSTERAQRLYEKNIELEKNRRRSAQARVPSDPNAWQQMRENYEAIILEDHAFSEQHNIEYALWQLHYKRIEELRAHYSAAVSSAGSNTSQGVKVPPRPDRLTKIRLQFKTFLSEATGFYHDLILKIRAKYGLPFGYFSDDSESQIVMDKDGKKSTDIKKGLVSCHRCLIYLGDLARYKGLYGDGDSKSREYAAASSYYLQAASILSSSGNPHHQLAILASYSGDEVGAVYRYFRSLAVDNPFSTARDNLIVAFEKNRHNYSQLPGDVKAPLVKEPAVRLSGKDRGKAEAKLASKEINMESNAAREKVSGVQGAFKSFCIRFVRLNGILFTRTSLETFADVLSLVSHDLCELLSSGPEEELNFGTDAAENALLLVRMVSILVFTVYNLKRESDGQTYAEIVQRTALLQNAFVAVFELMRHVVERCSQLRDVSSSYTLPAILVFLEWLACCPDVAVAGSDVDEKQSMIRSLFWKHCISFLNKILSIRTMGIGDDEDETCFFNMSRYEGETENCLALSEDFELRGFLPLVPAHTILDFSRKRSFISEGDKEKKARVKRILAAGKALANVIRVDQKNVCFDSKAKKFLIGAEPSEDVTFSSSTSLATNGVGHETPSEKSVNIGNVQPILQPRMVEEEDDDDEVIVFQPAMSEKRTEVVGPNWPPSEALKHDRSSAPGDVKFYGSTMSGPPASLHQHNTFDVSSPLPVSVGSIAPKLQQPVRMQSSGWSVEEATSLANSLKGLTMLENGHLTKLGLQDNASLSHPTARSVGFQKLPISASAGDMYYSQMKVPDTVLPSRIDAIVSSGVTPDALAAKTSSALQVGMRKNPVSRPVRHLGPPPGFSHVPSKPQSESVSASHLENPLMDDYSWLDGYQLTPSLKSSGLDSSLNHASHVDPSYVNNSSNGLNGMVSFPFPGKLGPTAQFQMEKQKGWQDYHTLEHLKNRHELKLQQQQLMNGNQQFTAQPEQHQGQSVWTGRYFV